Proteins co-encoded in one Ruegeria pomeroyi DSS-3 genomic window:
- a CDS encoding XdhC family protein has translation MERFDNAPETALAWHRQGLGAALATVVETWGSAPRRVGAQLVIGGDGRIEGSVSGGCVEGAVIVEALEALEEGQARLLEFGVSDEDAFAVGLACGGTIRVLVEPVGQVLSEVMLAELVAARASRQALAYVVDTARGTRALVRDAYPERMRMDRSGFDEDGRTFVAVHNPPLRLIVVGAVHIAQALVPMARIAGYDPVVIDPREAFASDARFPGETILHDWPDEAVAKLGLDARTALVLLTHDPKLDDPALEAALAADVFYIGALGSTRTHAKRVARMQEAGFTEAQIGRIHGPVGLDIGAAGPAEIAVAILAQMTAVLRGRA, from the coding sequence ATGGAACGATTTGACAACGCACCCGAAACCGCGCTGGCCTGGCACCGCCAAGGGCTGGGCGCAGCCCTGGCCACGGTGGTGGAAACCTGGGGCAGCGCCCCGCGCCGGGTGGGCGCGCAACTGGTGATCGGCGGCGATGGCCGGATCGAGGGATCGGTCTCGGGCGGCTGTGTCGAGGGCGCGGTGATCGTCGAGGCGCTGGAGGCGCTGGAGGAAGGTCAGGCGCGCCTGCTGGAATTCGGGGTCAGCGACGAGGACGCCTTTGCCGTGGGTCTGGCCTGTGGCGGCACCATCCGCGTGCTGGTCGAGCCGGTGGGCCAGGTCCTGTCCGAGGTGATGCTGGCCGAGCTGGTCGCCGCCCGCGCCTCCCGTCAGGCGCTGGCCTATGTGGTCGATACCGCGCGCGGCACCAGGGCGCTGGTGCGTGATGCCTATCCTGAACGGATGCGAATGGACCGGTCCGGCTTCGACGAGGATGGGCGGACATTTGTCGCCGTGCACAACCCGCCCCTGCGGCTGATCGTCGTGGGCGCGGTGCATATCGCCCAGGCGCTGGTGCCAATGGCGCGTATCGCGGGCTATGATCCGGTGGTGATCGACCCGCGCGAGGCCTTTGCCAGCGACGCGCGCTTTCCCGGCGAGACCATCCTGCATGACTGGCCCGACGAGGCGGTGGCAAAGCTGGGTCTTGATGCGCGCACCGCGCTGGTGCTGCTGACCCATGACCCCAAGCTGGACGATCCCGCGCTTGAGGCGGCGCTGGCCGCGGATGTGTTCTATATCGGCGCGCTGGGCTCCACCCGGACCCATGCGAAACGGGTTGCCCGGATGCAGGAGGCCGGGTTCACCGAGGCACAGATCGGGCGCATTCACGGGCCCGTCGGCCTCGATATCGGGGCGGCGGGCCCGGCCGAGATCGCGGTGGCGATCCTGGCGCAAATGACGGCTGTACTGCGGGGCCGGGCATGA
- a CDS encoding YeeE/YedE thiosulfate transporter family protein: protein MTSIILAIVIGAAFGAVLDRVGAANPNVINRMLNLTDLRLAKAILLAIGTGSALMFGGQMLGLVDVGHMSVKTAYLGVFLGGLMLGAGWAAAGYCPGTGVVAAASGRKDALFFIAGGLLGAAAYMVTYPAWKASGLLDKIAGGAVTLGSVPGAKYEGLTTLPGDILGLVLGLGFVALAFALPDRLMGEGVPRTAPAE from the coding sequence ATGACGTCGATCATTCTCGCAATCGTGATCGGGGCCGCATTCGGCGCCGTGCTGGACCGGGTCGGCGCCGCCAACCCGAACGTGATCAACCGCATGCTGAACCTGACCGATCTGCGCCTGGCCAAGGCGATCCTGCTGGCGATCGGCACCGGTTCGGCACTGATGTTCGGTGGCCAGATGCTGGGCCTTGTCGATGTGGGTCACATGTCGGTCAAGACCGCCTATCTGGGCGTCTTTCTGGGCGGTCTGATGCTGGGTGCGGGCTGGGCTGCGGCGGGCTATTGCCCCGGCACCGGCGTGGTCGCGGCGGCCTCGGGCCGCAAGGATGCGCTGTTCTTCATCGCCGGTGGCCTGCTGGGCGCTGCCGCCTATATGGTGACCTATCCGGCGTGGAAGGCGAGCGGCCTGCTCGACAAGATCGCGGGCGGCGCGGTGACGCTGGGCAGCGTGCCGGGCGCCAAATACGAGGGGCTGACCACGCTGCCGGGCGACATCCTTGGGCTGGTTCTGGGGCTGGGGTTTGTCGCGCTGGCCTTTGCCTTGCCGGACCGGCTGATGGGGGAGGGCGTGCCGCGCACGGCGCCGGCCGAATAG
- a CDS encoding YeeE/YedE thiosulfate transporter family protein, translated as MTLNWKIGGLLLGLVFFAAVLLVKPIGVSTQFVILDGILADAVMTDLVTKTEEGYTSTNAYLAKSGGKYAKSVANPLNYSFVFVLAMMLGGFLSLMARGGLDRAERAIPALWRANFGDSAVKRYAVAFLGGFIVLYGARLAGGCTSGHMMSGMMQTALSGYIFAAGAFAAAIPVSILMFRKEV; from the coding sequence ATGACACTCAACTGGAAAATCGGAGGGCTGCTCTTGGGGCTGGTCTTCTTTGCCGCCGTGCTGCTGGTCAAACCCATCGGGGTGTCGACCCAGTTCGTCATTCTCGACGGCATCCTGGCTGATGCGGTGATGACGGACCTCGTGACCAAGACCGAGGAGGGCTATACCTCGACCAATGCCTATCTGGCCAAGTCGGGCGGCAAATATGCCAAGTCGGTGGCCAATCCGCTCAACTACTCCTTTGTCTTCGTGCTGGCGATGATGCTGGGCGGGTTCCTGTCGTTGATGGCGCGCGGCGGGCTGGATCGGGCCGAACGGGCAATCCCCGCGCTCTGGCGGGCCAATTTCGGCGACAGCGCGGTCAAGCGCTATGCGGTGGCCTTTCTGGGCGGTTTCATCGTGCTCTACGGTGCACGCCTGGCCGGGGGCTGCACCTCGGGCCACATGATGTCGGGCATGATGCAGACGGCGCTCAGCGGGTACATCTTTGCCGCCGGGGCCTTTGCCGCCGCCATTCCCGTTTCCATCCTGATGTTTCGCAAGGAGGTCTGA
- a CDS encoding vWA domain-containing protein translates to MPEYAPLALPENPRLAHNITHFARALRKAGLPIGPGRVIDAVRAVEAAGFTEKRDFYWTLHACFVNRPEHRAVFAQVFRLYWRDPRYLEHMMSMMLPAIRGVQEERSAQAAEKRAAEALLDGIQPELPEPEPEKEGEETLIEVDASLTMSAEEKLKTLDFEQMSTEEVARAKRMLARLTLPVKPIPSRRRQAAQLGPRIDRARTLRAAMRRGGELRDIAKAQPRLRWPNLIVLCDISGSMSQYSRMVLHFLHAVSNAKGQGWAKVHAFTFGTRLTNVTRHLRQRDVDAALKAAGAEAQDWEGGTRIGACLHAFNRDWSRRVMGQGAVVLLITDGLDRDDPDALAAEMQRLHLSCRRLIWLNPLLRWSEFAPKARGIRAMLPHVDSFRAGHSIASLEELAEVISQADDMGEKARLMAALAG, encoded by the coding sequence ATGCCTGAATATGCCCCGCTGGCGCTGCCGGAAAACCCGCGGCTTGCCCATAACATCACCCATTTCGCCCGGGCCCTGCGCAAGGCGGGTCTGCCGATCGGGCCGGGTCGCGTCATCGACGCGGTGCGCGCGGTCGAAGCGGCAGGGTTCACCGAGAAGCGCGATTTCTACTGGACGCTGCACGCCTGCTTCGTGAACCGCCCCGAGCATCGCGCCGTGTTTGCCCAGGTCTTCCGCCTCTACTGGCGTGACCCGCGCTATCTGGAACATATGATGTCGATGATGCTGCCCGCCATTCGCGGTGTGCAGGAGGAGCGCAGCGCCCAGGCGGCCGAGAAACGCGCCGCCGAAGCGCTGCTTGACGGTATCCAGCCCGAACTGCCCGAACCCGAACCCGAGAAGGAGGGCGAGGAGACCCTGATCGAGGTCGACGCCTCGCTCACCATGTCCGCCGAGGAAAAGCTCAAGACGCTGGATTTCGAGCAGATGAGCACCGAGGAGGTGGCCCGCGCCAAGCGGATGCTGGCCCGCCTGACGCTGCCGGTGAAACCGATCCCGTCACGTCGCAGGCAGGCGGCGCAGCTTGGCCCCCGCATCGACCGCGCCCGCACCCTGCGCGCCGCCATGCGCCGGGGCGGCGAGCTGCGCGACATCGCCAAGGCGCAGCCGCGACTGCGCTGGCCGAACCTGATCGTGCTTTGCGATATTTCAGGGTCGATGAGTCAGTACAGCCGAATGGTTTTGCATTTTCTCCATGCGGTGTCCAATGCCAAGGGGCAGGGCTGGGCCAAGGTGCATGCCTTTACCTTTGGCACGCGCCTGACCAATGTCACCCGCCACCTGCGCCAGCGCGATGTCGATGCCGCGCTCAAGGCCGCCGGGGCCGAGGCGCAGGATTGGGAAGGGGGCACCCGCATCGGCGCCTGCCTGCACGCCTTCAACCGCGACTGGTCGCGCCGGGTGATGGGGCAGGGCGCGGTGGTGCTGTTGATCACCGACGGGCTCGACCGCGACGACCCAGATGCGCTGGCCGCCGAAATGCAGCGCCTGCACCTGTCCTGCCGCCGGCTGATCTGGCTGAACCCGCTGTTGCGCTGGTCCGAGTTCGCCCCCAAGGCGCGCGGCATCCGCGCCATGCTGCCCCATGTGGACAGCTTTCGCGCGGGCCATTCCATCGCCTCGCTCGAGGAACTGGCCGAGGTGATCTCGCAAGCCGACGATATGGGCGAAAAGGCGCGGCTGATGGCGGCGCTCGCCGGGTGA
- a CDS encoding trypsin-like serine peptidase, translating into MSDLISTHALLAPEAQHPQRSDLCIERVGDTAASAGFNPGLERAADLTETSVSGFAEAREASAAGMADDELDALMNPTGFQTEVVIGFDDRIRISPANRWPWAVHGHMEMTFPDGRRFIGSGTMINRHHVLTAGHCVFSRDNGGWATEVIFQAARDDGALPFGTSSAVRLLSVAGWTNGENPEFDMGMLILGDELGERTGWHGIVTGPEAMLSNHRVNVSGYPGDKGGRTLWTHKDVIKSVTDTKVFYDIDTAGGQSGSGVWSVWDGHAGEKVCAIHTTGSQSGNGAVRINRDKFDRIIGWMARH; encoded by the coding sequence ATGAGCGATCTGATCTCTACACATGCCCTGCTGGCGCCCGAGGCACAGCATCCGCAACGCTCGGACCTGTGCATCGAGCGCGTCGGCGATACCGCCGCGTCCGCCGGTTTCAATCCCGGCCTGGAGCGCGCGGCGGACCTGACCGAGACCAGCGTCTCGGGCTTTGCCGAGGCGCGCGAGGCCAGCGCCGCCGGAATGGCCGATGACGAGCTGGACGCGCTGATGAACCCGACCGGATTCCAGACCGAGGTGGTGATCGGCTTTGACGACCGGATCCGCATCAGCCCCGCCAACCGCTGGCCCTGGGCGGTGCATGGCCATATGGAGATGACCTTTCCCGATGGCCGCCGCTTCATCGGCTCGGGCACGATGATCAACCGTCACCACGTGCTGACGGCGGGCCATTGCGTGTTTTCCCGCGACAATGGCGGCTGGGCGACCGAGGTGATCTTTCAGGCCGCGCGCGACGATGGCGCGCTGCCCTTTGGCACCAGTTCGGCGGTGCGGCTGCTGTCGGTGGCGGGCTGGACCAATGGCGAGAACCCCGAGTTCGACATGGGGATGCTGATCCTGGGTGACGAGCTGGGCGAGCGCACCGGCTGGCATGGCATCGTCACCGGGCCGGAGGCGATGCTGTCGAACCACCGCGTCAACGTTTCGGGCTATCCCGGCGACAAGGGCGGGCGCACACTGTGGACCCACAAGGACGTGATCAAATCGGTGACCGACACAAAGGTGTTCTATGACATCGACACTGCCGGCGGCCAGTCCGGCTCGGGCGTATGGTCGGTCTGGGACGGGCACGCGGGCGAGAAGGTCTGCGCCATCCACACCACCGGCTCGCAATCGGGCAATGGCGCGGTTCGGATCAACCGGGACAAGTTCGATCGGATCATCGGCTGGATGGCGCGCCATTGA
- a CDS encoding AAA family ATPase, with translation MTQAPSIDAVQQMLGEQGYVCGRALATVVFLSLRLGRPLFLEGEAGVGKTEIAKAIAAALGRRLIRLQCYEGLDAASAVYDWNFAAQMVAIRTAEAAGGADRGALQTELFSDEFLIERPLLQAMRPDPAGAPVLLIDELDRTDEPFEAFLLEALSDFQVTIPELGTVKAPEPPIVILTSNRTREVHDALKRRCLYHWVDYPDFDREIEILHARAPEAAETLSRQVVAFVQTLRTEDLFKKPGVAETIDWAKCLLALDVIDLSPEVIADTLGAILKYQDDIQKLQGSEAKRILDQAKASLEPA, from the coding sequence ATGACACAGGCGCCATCCATCGACGCGGTGCAGCAGATGCTGGGTGAACAGGGCTATGTCTGCGGCCGGGCGCTGGCCACGGTGGTGTTCCTGTCGCTGCGTCTGGGCCGGCCGCTCTTTCTCGAAGGCGAGGCGGGGGTCGGCAAGACCGAGATTGCCAAGGCCATCGCCGCCGCGCTGGGCCGCCGCCTGATCCGTCTGCAATGTTACGAAGGTCTCGATGCCGCCTCGGCGGTTTATGACTGGAACTTTGCCGCGCAGATGGTCGCCATCCGCACCGCCGAGGCCGCAGGCGGCGCCGACCGCGGCGCGCTCCAGACCGAGCTATTCTCGGACGAGTTTCTGATCGAACGCCCGCTGCTGCAGGCCATGCGCCCCGACCCGGCGGGCGCGCCCGTCCTGCTGATCGACGAGCTTGACCGGACCGACGAACCCTTCGAGGCCTTCCTGCTCGAGGCGCTTTCCGATTTCCAGGTCACTATCCCCGAGCTTGGCACCGTCAAGGCCCCCGAGCCGCCCATCGTCATCCTCACCTCGAATCGCACGCGCGAGGTGCATGACGCGCTCAAGCGGCGCTGCCTCTATCACTGGGTCGACTACCCCGATTTCGACCGCGAGATCGAGATCCTGCATGCCCGCGCGCCCGAGGCCGCCGAGACGCTCAGCCGTCAGGTGGTTGCCTTCGTCCAGACCCTGCGCACCGAGGATCTGTTCAAGAAACCCGGCGTGGCCGAAACCATCGACTGGGCCAAGTGCCTGCTGGCGCTCGATGTGATCGATCTGAGCCCGGAAGTGATCGCCGACACGCTGGGCGCGATCCTGAAATACCAGGACGACATCCAGAAACTTCAAGGCTCCGAAGCCAAGCGCATCCTCGATCAGGCCAAGGCCTCGCTGGAACCGGCCTGA
- a CDS encoding glycosyltransferase family 2 protein, translated as MRITAVTCVKNEGPFLLEWIAFNRLIGVTDFLFYSNDCSDGTDRLLDALAMAGPDLADLCGNVVHLPNPAEGRNYQMEALKDAAHRTVVQAADWVWIADVDEFLNIHVGDNTIPALIAACGDPTAISVHFQFFANDGIDGFEDRPVIAQFTRSHNPDIWCGETAIEVKSLTRRDFPLQYFGAHRPFFSKKQGKKKGLAWADGSGRQVPHKFLVAANPRRIRKFPAKGARNFATLNHYALRSLDSYLVKNDRGDVNRENRAFDDSYWRERNDPAWQETSIARYLPALEDALERIKAHREIGALHDEAVRLHREKCAALLNQPAYREMQAQLRAASTLPPDEEALLQEMGML; from the coding sequence ATGCGGATAACGGCGGTGACCTGCGTCAAGAACGAAGGGCCGTTCCTGCTGGAATGGATCGCCTTCAACCGGCTGATCGGGGTTACCGATTTCCTGTTCTATTCCAATGACTGTTCCGACGGCACCGACCGGCTGCTGGATGCGCTGGCCATGGCCGGCCCCGATCTGGCCGACCTCTGCGGCAACGTGGTGCATCTGCCCAACCCGGCAGAGGGGCGCAATTACCAGATGGAGGCGCTGAAGGATGCCGCCCATCGCACCGTGGTGCAGGCCGCCGACTGGGTCTGGATCGCCGATGTGGACGAATTCCTCAACATCCATGTGGGCGACAACACCATCCCCGCGCTGATCGCCGCCTGCGGCGACCCCACGGCGATCTCGGTTCATTTCCAATTCTTCGCCAATGACGGAATCGACGGGTTCGAGGACCGGCCGGTGATCGCCCAGTTCACCCGCTCTCACAATCCCGACATCTGGTGCGGCGAGACCGCGATCGAGGTGAAATCGCTGACCCGGCGCGACTTTCCCTTGCAGTATTTCGGCGCGCACCGCCCCTTTTTCAGCAAGAAGCAGGGCAAGAAGAAGGGGCTGGCCTGGGCCGATGGCTCGGGCCGTCAGGTGCCGCATAAATTCCTGGTCGCGGCCAATCCGCGCCGCATCCGCAAGTTTCCGGCCAAGGGCGCGCGCAACTTCGCCACGCTCAACCATTACGCGCTGCGCTCGCTGGACAGCTACCTGGTCAAGAACGACCGGGGCGATGTGAACCGCGAGAACCGGGCCTTTGACGACAGCTATTGGCGCGAGCGCAACGATCCGGCCTGGCAAGAGACCAGCATCGCACGCTACCTGCCCGCGCTGGAGGATGCCTTGGAGCGGATCAAGGCGCATCGCGAGATCGGCGCGCTGCATGACGAGGCGGTGCGCCTGCACCGCGAGAAATGCGCCGCCCTGCTGAACCAGCCCGCCTATCGCGAGATGCAGGCGCAGCTGCGCGCCGCCTCGACCTTGCCACCGGACGAAGAGGCGCTGTTGCAAGAGATGGGAATGCTGTGA
- a CDS encoding sulfotransferase: MARLRVINLGLPKSGTTTLGVALRASGLKVADWKVRKFQSANPEVARHFLGDLMYRGYFETGDPLHLLDEFDAMTEINVVGGELNRWPQTDWGLLEAIIERHPGAKFILSYRDPEAQANSMIRWTNLGRKRLRIFDVPGLPGKFGRAPADIVRWIDGHNRFCRRVFAGDPRFLEYDILDPEAPARIGAFLGLPIRWWGTVNENPETGAETVTETVSEPDAAPSEDQTS, encoded by the coding sequence ATGGCGCGTCTCAGGGTGATCAATCTGGGCCTGCCCAAATCGGGCACCACCACGCTGGGCGTGGCGCTGCGCGCCTCGGGGCTGAAAGTGGCGGACTGGAAGGTGCGCAAGTTCCAGTCGGCAAACCCGGAGGTGGCGCGCCATTTCCTGGGCGATCTGATGTATCGTGGCTATTTCGAAACCGGCGACCCCCTGCATCTGCTCGACGAGTTTGACGCGATGACCGAGATCAACGTGGTGGGCGGCGAGCTGAACCGCTGGCCGCAAACCGATTGGGGCCTGCTGGAGGCGATTATCGAGCGGCATCCGGGGGCGAAATTCATCCTGTCCTATCGCGACCCCGAGGCGCAGGCCAACAGCATGATCCGCTGGACCAATCTGGGCCGCAAGCGGCTGCGCATCTTCGATGTGCCGGGTCTGCCGGGTAAATTCGGCCGTGCACCCGCAGATATCGTGCGCTGGATCGACGGGCATAACCGGTTCTGCCGCCGGGTCTTCGCGGGCGATCCCCGATTTCTGGAATATGACATTCTCGACCCCGAGGCCCCGGCCCGGATCGGCGCCTTTCTCGGCCTGCCGATCCGCTGGTGGGGCACCGTGAACGAGAACCCCGAAACCGGCGCCGAGACCGTCACCGAAACGGTGTCCGAGCCAGACGCGGCCCCGAGCGAGGATCAGACCAGCTGA
- a CDS encoding glycosyltransferase family 2 protein, with translation MRIVLHIGPETTGADRIQSILSDKREGLKSQGVLFARSPGNRNHMRLYMSVSDPEHVDPFRYNRGYAAPEAQEQLREAMIEGLRAEIAASRPDTLILSAAQMASSFHRPSEVARLRDLLAPLSNDIQVVATVSDPARMLLDHYAAQVSEGRATPLEQELNLIGAPGWWQAATAAMPAIDPIRGIFEETQGPAFWLDLVGLVALWEAGFGAGAVRLFSHDPADLASPGATELVREMFGITRGIGRAEPALPAPLPSAATLSRQRRFNEILLRYMASGDKVVSRQLWRSLLDELVVDGTPPTPDGLAAISTRFEAANSALMLDHPGMNEDQFTPPPAADWVEADPERGFRASQYLLAARWRIDKLSAEQLALRAEQLAVAPAETAPAPPAAPQVEAESDDSLSETARRLMPPLAVQNFEKLRKSSYAPHNRIGAVDEEQLAASFSPAKPRKLAKGKTGNLIVGCMKNEAPYILEWVAYHRAIGVDNFLIYTNDCSDGTSEILDRLQALGVLQHRNNDNWKGNSPQQHALNQALKEPVLKNSDWIIHIDVDEFINIRCGNGTLDDFFAAAPDATNVAMTWRLFGHNGVTELKDEFVIDQFDACAPKYCPKPHTVWGFKTMFRNIGAYEKISCHRPNKLDEAFETKVKWVNGSGQDMTGEALKSGWRNSKKSIGYDLLQLNHYALRSAESFLVKRQRGRALHVDRSIGLNYWIRMDWNDHRDVTIKRNLPRMRAEYDLLMQDDTLRDLHAAGLDWHRAKAAELHGMPEFEDLYRQALEVRLSGTERVAYALALDVES, from the coding sequence ATGCGTATCGTCCTTCATATCGGTCCCGAGACAACGGGTGCGGACCGCATCCAGTCGATCCTGTCGGACAAGCGCGAGGGGCTGAAATCGCAGGGCGTGCTGTTTGCCCGCAGCCCAGGCAACCGCAATCACATGCGGCTGTATATGTCGGTGAGCGATCCCGAGCACGTGGACCCGTTCCGCTATAATCGCGGCTACGCTGCGCCCGAGGCGCAGGAGCAGCTGCGCGAGGCAATGATCGAAGGGCTGCGCGCCGAGATCGCCGCCAGCCGCCCCGACACGCTGATCCTGTCGGCGGCGCAGATGGCCAGTTCGTTCCACCGCCCGTCCGAGGTGGCGCGGCTGCGCGACCTGCTGGCGCCGCTGTCCAATGACATCCAGGTGGTCGCCACGGTGAGCGACCCGGCGCGCATGCTGCTGGATCACTATGCCGCCCAGGTCTCGGAAGGCCGTGCCACGCCGCTGGAGCAGGAGCTGAACCTGATCGGCGCGCCCGGCTGGTGGCAGGCGGCCACGGCGGCGATGCCCGCCATCGACCCGATCCGTGGCATCTTCGAAGAGACCCAGGGGCCGGCCTTCTGGCTCGATCTGGTCGGGCTGGTGGCCCTGTGGGAGGCAGGCTTTGGCGCCGGAGCGGTGCGGCTGTTTTCACACGACCCCGCCGATCTGGCCAGCCCCGGCGCGACCGAGCTGGTGCGCGAGATGTTCGGCATCACACGCGGCATCGGGCGGGCCGAACCCGCCTTGCCCGCCCCCTTGCCCTCGGCCGCTACCCTGTCGCGCCAGCGCCGGTTCAACGAGATATTGCTGCGCTACATGGCCAGCGGCGACAAGGTGGTGAGCCGTCAACTGTGGCGCAGCCTGCTGGACGAGCTGGTTGTTGACGGGACGCCCCCGACACCTGACGGGCTGGCCGCGATCTCGACCCGGTTCGAGGCTGCCAACAGCGCCCTGATGCTGGATCACCCGGGGATGAACGAGGATCAGTTCACCCCGCCCCCCGCCGCCGACTGGGTCGAGGCCGACCCCGAGCGCGGCTTTCGCGCCTCGCAATACCTGCTGGCGGCGCGCTGGCGGATCGACAAGCTGAGCGCCGAGCAGCTGGCGCTCAGGGCCGAGCAACTGGCGGTCGCACCCGCAGAAACCGCGCCGGCGCCCCCCGCCGCTCCGCAGGTCGAGGCCGAAAGCGACGACAGCCTGAGCGAGACCGCCCGCCGGCTGATGCCGCCGCTGGCGGTGCAGAATTTCGAGAAGCTGCGCAAATCCTCCTATGCGCCACATAACCGGATCGGCGCGGTGGACGAGGAACAGCTGGCCGCTTCCTTTTCTCCCGCCAAACCGCGCAAGCTGGCCAAGGGCAAGACCGGCAATCTGATCGTCGGCTGCATGAAGAACGAGGCGCCCTATATCCTCGAATGGGTGGCCTATCATCGGGCCATCGGGGTCGACAATTTCCTGATCTACACCAACGATTGTTCCGACGGCACCAGCGAGATCCTCGACCGGTTGCAGGCGCTTGGCGTGCTTCAGCATCGCAACAACGACAACTGGAAGGGCAACTCGCCCCAGCAGCACGCGCTGAACCAGGCGCTGAAGGAACCGGTGCTGAAAAACAGCGACTGGATCATCCATATCGACGTGGACGAGTTCATCAATATCCGCTGCGGCAACGGCACGCTGGACGATTTCTTTGCCGCCGCCCCCGACGCCACCAACGTGGCGATGACCTGGCGGCTGTTCGGCCATAACGGCGTGACCGAGTTGAAGGACGAATTCGTCATCGACCAGTTCGACGCTTGCGCCCCGAAATACTGCCCCAAGCCGCATACGGTCTGGGGGTTCAAGACCATGTTCCGCAATATCGGCGCCTATGAGAAGATCAGCTGCCACCGGCCCAACAAGTTGGACGAAGCCTTTGAAACCAAGGTGAAATGGGTCAATGGGTCGGGTCAGGACATGACCGGAGAGGCATTGAAATCAGGCTGGCGCAACTCCAAGAAATCCATCGGTTACGACCTGTTGCAGCTCAATCATTACGCCCTGCGCAGCGCCGAGAGTTTCCTGGTCAAACGTCAGCGCGGCCGCGCCCTGCATGTGGATCGCTCGATCGGGCTGAACTATTGGATCCGGATGGACTGGAACGACCACCGCGATGTCACGATCAAGCGCAACCTGCCCCGGATGCGCGCCGAATACGACCTCCTGATGCAGGACGACACCCTGCGCGACCTGCACGCGGCGGGGCTGGACTGGCACCGGGCCAAGGCCGCTGAGCTGCATGGCATGCCCGAATTCGAAGACCTGTATCGGCAGGCCCTCGAGGTGCGGCTGAGTGGCACCGAACGGGTCGCCTATGCGCTGGCCCTGGATGTGGAGAGCTGA
- a CDS encoding FkbM family methyltransferase, whose translation MADGPQTNEGKFLTSRGMRFPLDTDILPKRVRLLLRTDGYEAKEARAAYRMMKEGDVVMELGAGIGFMSTLIASKTRAAEVHCFEANPRLIPYIEAVHAANGVTNAHIHHALLGDKPGRRTFYQRSSILDSSLAPLPEDDETVEKVQVPVRGAAKAMADIRPSVLVCDIEGAEVDLLPQLDLSGLRAVLIELHPQWVGKEGVAQVFEAMRRAGLVFFPRWSQGKVAVFRSDW comes from the coding sequence ATGGCAGACGGACCTCAGACCAATGAAGGCAAGTTCCTGACCTCGCGCGGGATGCGCTTTCCACTCGATACCGACATCCTGCCGAAACGGGTGCGTCTGTTGCTGCGCACCGACGGCTACGAGGCCAAGGAGGCGCGCGCCGCCTATCGGATGATGAAAGAGGGCGACGTGGTGATGGAGCTGGGCGCGGGCATCGGATTCATGTCGACCCTGATCGCCAGCAAGACCCGGGCCGCCGAGGTGCATTGCTTCGAGGCCAATCCGCGCCTGATCCCCTATATCGAGGCGGTACATGCCGCCAATGGCGTGACCAACGCCCATATCCACCATGCGCTGTTGGGGGACAAACCCGGTCGGCGCACATTTTATCAGCGCAGCTCGATCCTGGACAGCTCGCTTGCGCCGCTGCCCGAGGATGACGAAACCGTGGAAAAGGTGCAGGTGCCTGTGCGCGGCGCCGCCAAGGCGATGGCCGATATCCGTCCCAGCGTGCTGGTCTGCGATATCGAGGGGGCCGAGGTGGACCTGCTGCCGCAGCTTGACCTTTCGGGCCTGCGCGCGGTGCTGATCGAGCTGCACCCGCAATGGGTGGGCAAGGAAGGCGTTGCACAGGTTTTCGAGGCAATGCGCCGCGCCGGACTGGTCTTCTTCCCGCGCTGGTCCCAAGGTAAGGTTGCGGTGTTTCGCAGCGATTGGTGA